GCTAAACACCCGGTCACCGGCGCCGAGGTCTGGTTCAACCAGGCCGACCAGTTCCACCCCGCCGGCCTTGGTGACGAGACCGCGTCCGAGCTGTACGACATCCTCGAGCCGGAGGAGTTTCCGCAGTACGTGACGTTCGCCGACGGCACCCCGATCCCGGACGCCTACATCGAGCAGATCCAAAACCGCGGCCTCGAGCACGCGGTCGACGTCGACTGGATCGCCGGCGACGTGCTGCTCATCGACAACGTGCTCGTCGCACACGGCCGCCGCCCGTTCGAGGGTTCGCGCCGGGTCCTGGTGGCCATGTCCGACTGAGCACGACCCTTTTCTTCCGGTAGCGGGGACGGCACGTTCGTCCCCGCTACTTTTTGTGTGTACTCACGCGAAGGACCGCGACCCGGTGTGGGCCGCGGTCCCGTGCGCGGTCTACTTCTTGGCGTCCAGCCAGGCCGAGATCTCGCTCCACACCTGGCCCAGCATCTCCGGAAGCACCATGTCCGAGTGCTTGCAGGGCAGGCTGACCTCGGTGACGCTGCCGGTCACGTAGGGCTCCCAGAGGTGACCGCCGGCCACCTTCTCCTTGCGGTCGACGCCCGCGGCGAGCAGCAGCACATCACCGGTGAAGACGCTGGGCTCGTGCTCCATCCTGAGCGTCTGGTTGTTGCGGTACACCTTGGCGAGGCGCAGCAGTTCCTCGTCCGAGGCGCCACCGAACATGTCGCCGAGGTCTTCCCGCAGCCGCAGCATCATGTTGCGCAGGTCCTCGTCGCCGCCGCGGAGCGGGCGGTCCTCGACCTCCTCGACCGGTTCCAGCTCGGGCCGCTCGCCTTCCTTGGGCCGGTCGCTCGGGTAGGTGTCCATGATGACCAGCGCGCCGACCTCGCCGCCGAGGGCCTGGAGCTGCACGGCGACCTCGTGGGCCGGCACGCCGCCGAAGGACCAGCCGAGCAGGTGGTACGGCCCTTCCGGCTGGATCTCGCGGATCTTCTCGGCGTACGCGATCGCCATCTCCTGGACCGACGCGGCCATGGTGCCGTCGCCGTCGAGGCCGGTGGCCTGCAGCCCGTAGAGCGGGATGTCGTCCGGTACGAACCTGGCCAGCGGCATGTAGCACCAGCTCAGGCCACCGGCCGGGTGGATGCAGAAGAACGCCGGCTGGCTGCCCTGGGCCCGGATCGGCAGCACGACCCCCATCGACTCGTGCACCGACGAGAGGCTCATCTGCGCGATGAGGCCGGAGACCGTCGGGGAGGCGAAGATGTTGCGCACCGACAGGGACACTCCCCGCTCCTGGAGCCGCACCACGAGGGTGACCGCGAGCAGTGAGTGGCCGCCGAGCTGGAAGAAGTCGTCGTCCAGCTTGACCGAGGAGACACCGAGCACCTCCGCGAACGCTTCGGAGATCACTTGCTCGAGTGCGGTGGCGGGGCCGCGGCGCTCGCCCGCCACGACATCCGCCGCGCCGGCGTAGTCGGGGGCGGGTAGTGCCTTGCGGTCCAGCTTTCCGTTTGCGGTCAACGGAAGCTGCGGCAGGATGACGACCGCGGCCGGCACCATGTACTCCGGCAACCGCTGCCCGACAAACGCCTTCACATCGGCGTCGGTGAAGCCCGGCTCCTCCACATCCTCCGCGACGACGTAGGCGACAAGCCGCTTGTCACCGGCGGTGTCCTCCCGGGCGATCACCGCCGCCTGGACCACACCCGGCTGGGTACGCAACACCGACTCGATCTCACCCGGCTCGATCCGATAACCCCGGACCTTCACCTGCTCATCGGCCCGGCCAAGGAACACCACGTTTCCATCGCCGGTCCACTTGGCCCGGTCACCGGTCCGATACATCCGCTCACCACTACCGAACGGACACGCCACAAACCGCGAACCCGTCAGCCCGGCCTGACGCACATAGCCACGGGCCACACCGGCACCAGCGACATACAGCTCACCAGGCACACCAACCGGCACCGGGGCCAAGCTGTCGTCGAGGACATAGAGGCGGGTGTTACCGATCGGCGAACCAATCGGGGCCACCGCCCCGTCCAGCGCCTCGACGGTCAGCTGCGTGGTGGCGACACCGATCGTCGTCTCGGTCGGACCGTAGTGGTTGAACACCTTCCGACCATCAGCCGCGGCAACCAGCTCCCGCAGCCAGCCGACCTGGGCCGCTTCACCGCCCAGCACGAGGGACTGGCGGGGCAGGACGCCGGCCATGCCCGCTCCCGCCGACAGTGCGGTCAGGTGGGACGGGACAGCCTTGACGAAGTCGATCTGGTGCTCGGCCAGGTAGTCGGCGACGGCGGCCGGGTCGATCACGGCGTCCTCGTCGAGGATGTGCAGCTGCCCACCGGTCGCCAAGCTGATGAACACCACCGTGTTGCCGAGATCCGTCACCTGCGCTTGCAACAGGGCGTAGCGGGCGTCCTGACCGGTCCACTCCAGACGGTCCGACACGCTCGACACATAGTTCGTCAGCGACCCCTGGGTGACCGCGACACCCTTCGGCGTCCCGGTCGAACCCGAGGTGTAGATGACGTAGGCAAGGTTGCTCGGGTCCGTGCTCACGCCGACCGGGGTGTCCGGGCTCGCGTTGATCATCATCTCCACCAGCGGAGAGTCGATCGCCACCAACCGCACCCGACCCGCCGGCAGATCACCGATCACATCCTCGGTACCCAGCAACATCGTCGCCTTGCTGTCCGACAGCATGTATGCGATCCGGTCCACCGGGAGCGTGGCATCCACCGGCAGATACGCGGCGCCGGCCTTCCACACGGCAAGGATCGCCGTGATCATCTCCACACCACGCGGCATGGACAAACCGACCACCGACTCCGCACCCACACCCTGCTGGCGCAGATAGTGACCGAGCCGGTTCGCCGCCGCGTCCAACTCCCGATAGGTCAGCTCCGTACCGTCGGCGACCACCGCGACCGAGTCCGGGCTCGCCGCCACGCGCTGCT
The window above is part of the Phytohabitans houttuyneae genome. Proteins encoded here:
- a CDS encoding thioesterase domain-containing protein, with translation MGVVLPIRAQGSQPAFFCIHPAGGLSWCYMPLARFVPDDIPLYGLQATGLDGDGTMAASVQEMAIAYAEKIREIQPEGPYHLLGWSFGGVPAHEVAVQLQALGGEVGALVIMDTYPSDRPKEGERPELEPVEEVEDRPLRGGDEDLRNMMLRLREDLGDMFGGASDEELLRLAKVYRNNQTLRMEHEPSVFTGDVLLLAAGVDRKEKVAGGHLWEPYVTGSVTEVSLPCKHSDMVLPEMLGQVWSEISAWLDAKK